tccaACACAAAAGGACCAATAGTTGAAAACTTAAAACCTTTCGACAATCCTTCACATTCAATGGAAAAGTACAAGATATCTATTGTGCTCACCTTTTATATTTCACTTGCTAATGAAagcatttatgtttttttatatAACAATCATAAGTTCTCATGTGTTAAGTAAAAGTCGATTTTGATCAAcatttaattatttcttatttacatatatataatttatttacaatatatGATATAAATATGTGGCAAGAATGAATATCATAAACACATGTAGATATACAACAATTAAACCCTGTAAAACAATATTATTCATAAAAACAATTAAGTTCATCTATTAAAATCCAATAACTTATCATGAACACTTTTAAAAgtcttaaatatttaatattttaagtgATACAAGCGTAAATATTGATGCTATCATACCAATTGATCAGTGCTGGTACTAGTAAAAAGCCTATTTGCAGGACACCTTTTGTTTGATTAGAGAAACGAAACTTTGGATGTTTGCCCGATAGATTTGGCTATCGTTCCTGGTCAAGTCTCTACTAATCTCTTGAACGCGAGATCTGATCTGTCTACCTTCCTCTTCCACCATTAATGTGCAAACAGCTCTACAGATGTCTTCCTTGGAAAAAGAATCATCCTCCTCATTTCTCCTGACCTCCACCCCCAACTTGAGTTCCTGGGCTATGAGCTTAGCATTTAAGCCCTGTTCGTACTGCAGTGGAAGAGTAACAAATGGCACCCCAAACCTCAATCCTTCAGACACTGAGATCCAACCGCAATGATTGAGGAACGCTCCTGTAGAAGAATGGGCCAAAATGTGTAACTGAGGAGCCCACTCCGTCACCAAAAGTCCTCTTCTTTGCGTGCGCTCTACAAAACCGTGGGGCAACGCAGCAGCCATCTGGtggagaagaacaaagagaaaaggAAGCTTACTTTCTTCTAAGCCCAGTGCCAAGGCAGCGAGCTCTTGCTGGGTGAGAATACATTCGCTGCCAAAGGAGACCACCACCACCGAATGGGGTTTCTGCACATCCAGCCAGGCCAAGCAACGCTCATCTGCCGGTAGCGGCGTTAGATCGGGCATCTGCATCCCCACGGGAAGCACGGACCTGCCGGTTGTCCTTTCTAGATATTCCAAGTATTTGCCTTCTAATTCTACGCATGAATTGAAGGCTATCACCCAGCTACCCTTAAAGCACATACTCCACCGCTCTGGCATATTAACGTGCCCTTCCTTCTTTTGGAATATATCCCTGTGCTTCCGTGCCCCAAAAGATGAATGGCGGACGTGCGCCGAGGGGAAACCAGGGGGCGGCACTGTCAGATCTGGGACTATTGTACTTTTCTCTACAACGGTGGCTTCTTGGCCTAGAAGGAAACCTGTACTGGAGGCAGACGTTATGACGAAAAATATGGTGGGAATGCCCATTTTGGCGGCAATGGGAGAAACCCAGTACTGTGTCATATCGTGGATTACTAAATCCGGTGAAATCCGTTCCAAAAGGGCTTCGAATGACTTTTCCCACTCGTCCATGGCTTTGAGAAGTAGGCCAAATGTTCCTCCACGCTTCAAATCTGCAGTTGACTCAACGCCTTCCGGGAGTCCATCTATGGAGGGCAGCGGAAGCTCCAGCAGATCGATTTCAGGGATGGGCTGTAACTGCTGCCTAATCCATCTGATATTGAGGGGAGCGGAGAGGAAGGAAATCTTGAGACCGTGAGCACCCAATTTTTTGGCCAGCTCTAAGAAGGCTCTGATGTGGCTTTTTGAAAGCCAAGGAACCATCATAACATGGAGCTGCCGCATCTCTGCTTCCGTGCTACCGAAATCAGATCTCAAGCTTTCCATTGTAGCGAGATAGTCCGATTGCTCGTTTAAATTGTCGGGCGTGATTATCGATTAGATGATGGACGACTATGAACCACAGAAGCTAGCAGTCCGTGCATCCTTATTCATAACTCTTATCATGTACCCGTCCGAattgattttaaaattattaatctcTTAATAAAAGCGGTTTGTGGATTACATTGTGTGGTAGGTCAATATTTTGTATTAGATTGATTTGTTGGTGTATTTGAATGTTAGATGTAATTGAATGTTAGGTGTATTTGAATGGTTTCTAAATGATTCTATTACAGAAACAGTCTTGCTAAATATAAGGCCTTCATAACATGATAAAGAATGAGTGAATGTCCATGAAGAGGTATCCCTTAGTTCTTTGCTCTACATCAAAAAGGTTTTATTTTAAGCATTGTACTCCCATATCAAATAGTAAAAACAATCTTGGGAATGTTATAAATTAtcaatacaaagaaaaaaaaagcCAATCTATTAATTTCATAACTTATGTGTCATCACGAacatcaatttttatttatttctttactaAAGGCATATATGAACACGAATTAAAAAAAATAGAGCTCCATAACAATCAATCTTTACTTTATAGAcgaatttgaaatataattaaaatgCTTTATTAGAATTTAGTTTCATAGTTATTTTTTGTAAAAATTTTGTTGTTATATTTGAGATCTTCATGGAAATTTGACAAATTTTCTTAATTTAGGGGCATTTCAATTTTGGATGTACACAGATAGGTTGGTTCTCCAACCTATTATTATTtctaagaagttgaaaatccttatAATCGAAAAAGCTAAGATGTTGAACCAACAAACATAAGATTGTCTGTAATTTATCTCTCCTACATTTTAGACTTGCAAAAATTTCTTTGTAAAAATTACATAGATGCACCTACCTTTTGTAATATCAGAAtgataaaatttgaaaataataaattACTCTCAACTTATAAgtagaaaaaaaaattctcataataattagatcaaaattaaaagatgatttgaaacaataatttataaataattttattaaataaaaatattttgtaaattaccaAAGATAAACATATTGTACATTCTCTCttgtaataatttttattaaaacTATAGCTCataaaagtaattaaatttatttataaaattttataatataCATTAAGTACACTTAAAATATAGTGTGAAATCATACTTATATAGACTCTTTAAAAGTGcaaatttattgtatttaattgattgaagtaTAAATATTTTTGCTATCATATAATTTGATCAAAATGTTATTATAGATGTAGGGGCTTGTAGTCTTTTAGGCTAAATTTGCAAGCATGTAGTGGTTTCATGGAATATTATTGCACCTTCATTTTTAAGAAATGTGAAATAGTCTCTTACATATCTACAATAAGGTTTGGAGGTGTGACTCATCATTCAACTTGTCACATTAGCGTGTCTAGTGAGAATTGTCGTAAAAATGACCTTTTAAAGATTTGACCAAAACTTAATCCCTAGTACTcgaacaaaaaaatattatttgttaTTAGAGCAATATCATATTCTTATTTAAAATATAACCTACATGCAACCTAAATGATTGCAATACCTTTCGGTaagcataaatatttttatttctaattcTTATATCAAATAAAAATGGATCAATTGAACACAAAATTaccaattttaataaaaataacatattattattatttaaaatgtaATCTATATTGAACTTTAAATgaccataaattttttttttgacaatattTTACATTtcatagaaaaattcaagatatttagtgtgcccacctttaatATTTAGTATTACACAAAAAATTAATATGATGTACTTCAGGTCAATCAATTGTAACACCAATAATTTTAAACAATAGTAAAATTAATTTTGGTTAAAACCATTGATTTTGTTATATGTCGCTATGCTAGCGTTTGAGTTGTGTTGTTCACCAATCTTCCTATTCTATTCTATCCTTGATGGGAATGGAAGTGGGGGGACCCTACAGGCATCCCTACCTCCTAGGGACTGTCGCCATGTGACCCTTGTGGATTTTGCTACAAGAAGGCAGAAATTTGACTCTCTAGTCAAGGTTGTTCTTGATACCCCTCATCCATCCTCACCTctatacaatcttcattatttttttgTAGATGAGGAACTTGCTAGATTTGTGGAAAAACTGCTAGGTGGAAATTctgttagaattcgtgaaatgtgaatccaacaagcccagttatcttttgcaagaatacctgtcacacataaagagaaaattgaacaaaaaagagaattgaagacaattaacaataattgaatgtattgctttgaaatttctTATTGCTTTTAAAATTGCTTATTTCTTAATGACAATGAaggagagttaaaatagaatgcatgaatcaacAATGTATGTGCAAAAAGAATAATACACTAATTGATGCATGAAACTCTCCAAATTCTAAACATAGTTTTCTTTTCCtattttgcattatgcatggagataaatattaattaattaaataaataataaattatttagtgaattaatataattaagtgaataattaatatatcaattatttattccaacaccgCCATGAATGCACAACTGGGAGAGAAGAAAAGACATAGGAAAAGACATGCAAAGATTAATGCACGATAGGTCTTGGcctaaagcctgatgaggtacccatgaaaaAAATGCAAGTTTCATAAAAAtagagcaaaggagaaaaccctgaatgggaacaaaactcctctccaaaagagaaacaaaaatacaagcatgaagaaacattgaagcatAAAGAAGCTACAAACACTGTCATAGAATGACTTCTATGGTGTTGAGAAAAGAACCTCCGGAAATAGGAATGCTAGAGTGTCGATATGGTAAGTATGTCATCTCACCGACAATGCATGGGTAAACGGTCGTGATGCATCTAATTGTACATAGGAATAAATATGTGAGTGATCCATCTCACAGACAATGCATGGGTAAATAGCCTtgcatctcctagtacataggaacaagtaaTGAATACAAAGAACACTCCAAcacgaaaccaaggaagcattagaaacaacaatagaaatcctctcataatgttgacaagggagagtAAGATAGGTACACTAAATCTTAATTTTATCCTCCATGATGCTAAAAAAATAGAGATGTGTGCCAAAAAGATGGAGCTCCGATCACAGGGGGGCAGAATAGGGCCACGAAGTCACTCATTATTTTGACAAGAAGAGTTATTGGGATGGAAATCTATCTACAAAAATAGACTTGAGATCTATATAGAGTACTGAATCACCTTTTTGATGATATCTTGTTTGCGAAAAATAGATTTGGGATGCACAAGATATGACCTCGGGAGTGCAAACTACAACTTCTGACTTCAACTAGCAAAAAATATTACAaagtgaaaaaaatcataaaaatataccTCCATCTCTAGATCAGGCTCAGAAAGAGCTTTCCAACGGTATATGGTTTTCCCAATTTTGACTCTGTATGACAAAGTTATGGCCAAAACAAAGAAAaacacctcttttagggcacaaagatgGTCAAAGAAGGGCCATGCATGCTAATTGTACTGCTAACATCAGCATGATGTCATGCTGATGTTATCAAATGAAAATCATAATcccttaaattattattattattttttgacgaAAAATTTCTAATGCAAGTATAGGTATAGCCATACGGATTTTTTCATGCCTCAAAaagtgtgccaatgaaaaaatcatgcccCTGATgccaaaaataggcaaattttatatcaaaattcatgaaatgagAATTCTTAATcaaccatgaggtccttttgggcccaaaaAGCTTCAAATTTTCAAGTACCCTCTGAATAGAGAAAAACCCTCAAACTTCAAACCTTGGTCCCTTACAAAATGGGCACTGTATATATCGGATTTCAGTGAAACGAAAGGTGATcctgactttctcaagccttctgTAACTTATGGTGAGCTCCAAATTAATCTCAGATGAACAATTTGTTGTTTAAATGCAAGTAATCTCCATAAAAGCAAACAAGAATCTTcaaatctggagctctgataccatgttagaattcataaaatatgaatcccacaagcccagttatcttctgTAAGAATGCCTGTCACACATAAAGACAAAATTGAATAGCAAAGAGAATTggagacaattaacaataattgaatgtattgctttgaaattgcttattgCTTTTAAAATtgctcattgcttaattacaatgaaggatatgacatccttaaaaataaatctaactctaaagatagaaatcctaaatggTGGAGCCTACAAGATAGagtgagagttaaaatagaatTCATGAATTAGTCATGTATGCATGAAACTCTCCAGATTCTAAACATAGTTTTCTTTTCCTAGTTTttattatgcatggagataaatattaatcaattattcgtaattaattaattaactaaataataaattatttagtgaattaatataattaagtgaataattaatatatgaattatttatttcGACAAATTCCCCTAAAATTGGTAGGGGTCCTAAACGACCAGTTCCTTCGGTGGCATGTAATGTCAAAGGCCAATCAGTTGAGATTTCCAATGTGTTGTTGAATACTATTATTGCTAAGCTCAACCTCTACCTAGTTGGTAAGTTCTTATCTTTTTTCCCAACTATCGATCAGGTTAGGAAATGGGTTGATTCTCATTGGAAGTTAAAAGGTAGTGTTTCAATTAGTGCTATGGAAAATGGGCTTTTCCTATTTATCTTTCTCAACCAAGAAGATCTAGTTAAGGTTATCATGGAAGGACCCTATACTTATGGtatcaactttcaaaatttatTGTCCTTATTTAAATGGAAATTGGGTCTTGACCCTTGAAATTATCTCAAGGTGGTGGCTCCTACTTGGATCTATCTTTTGAGACTACCCTTGGCATAATGGAATCTTGGCATCTTTAAATGGATTGTTGAATCCTTTGGGAAATTTTTAGCTCTGGATATAATCTCAATCCAAATCTAGACTCCTTCTTGCTAGAGTGTATGTCAATATGGCTATCAACTCTAAACTTCCAACCCAAGTTACTCTCCTTTCTTGGGTTGGCTCTTGGGTCCAACCCATTGAATATGAGAACACAAAGGCCtattgtaaaaaatattaaaaatatgggcagcttgacagtgaatgcaaaaaataaCTTGGAAAGAAACAACATATGTTAGAAGCCCCTCTTTATTTGCATAAGAGCATGGATAAAGGATCTATTAATGATATGACTTAGATCTAGGAGAGTAATAAAAACCAGACAATCCCCTCGGTGGAGGATGTTGAAAAAATGAACAATGAGGATAAGaaaaagcaagttgatgagttgactgCATTGTCTTCTAGGAATGAAGATAAATCTATCCCTCTAATGGGATCTTGGCTTGATGTGGATAGCCCCCCAATGAAAATTCTATTGAGCCCTAATGGGGTTGAGGTTAATGTTGTTGTTAGCATGGTAATTGATTTGGCCCATAATACTATTGGATTGCATAAATAGATTCCAAATATCCAAATTCCTAGGAAGTTTCTCTTGTCCAAGTCTGTTGATATGGATATGGGATCAAGTCCCTATTCCCCTAAAAATATGGAGCATTCTTTGATGATCTCAAGTCCACCTAACAAAGAGAATATTGATCTAGACTTGGGTCATAAGACTACTAATAGAAATAGTGAGACTAGATTCATGAATCTAAGAGATAATATGCACCTTTTGGGGTTCTCTTCAAACCCTCCCCCAAGTAAATCAAGAAAGATCTTGGAAGTGGAAGACTCAGGCATGGATTGGACACAGGTAGGAgctaaaaataagaagaaaaagaaggcagaTGCTAGAGGTGACACTAAACTAGGTAGACCTTCTTAGAGAGACACAAGAAGTAGATATGTTGCAAGAGAGATTGCTAGTGGGAAGAAAAGTAATTTGAATTGCCTCTCAAaatataagaagaagaagaagtaaggtGTTTGAACC
This window of the Cryptomeria japonica unplaced genomic scaffold, Sugi_1.0 HiC_scaffold_1806, whole genome shotgun sequence genome carries:
- the LOC131873463 gene encoding UDP-glycosyltransferase 91D1-like — its product is MESLRSDFGSTEAEMRQLHVMMVPWLSKSHIRAFLELAKKLGAHGLKISFLSAPLNIRWIRQQLQPIPEIDLLELPLPSIDGLPEGVESTADLKRGGTFGLLLKAMDEWEKSFEALLERISPDLVIHDMTQYWVSPIAAKMGIPTIFFVITSASSTGFLLGQEATVVEKSTIVPDLTVPPPGFPSAHVRHSSFGARKHRDIFQKKEGHVNMPERWSMCFKGSWVIAFNSCVELEGKYLEYLERTTGRSVLPVGMQMPDLTPLPADERCLAWLDVQKPHSVVVVSFGSECILTQQELAALALGLEESKLPFLFVLLHQMAAALPHGFVERTQRRGLLVTEWAPQLHILAHSSTGAFLNHCGWISVSEGLRFGVPFVTLPLQYEQGLNAKLIAQELKLGVEVRRNEEDDSFSKEDICRAVCTLMVEEEGRQIRSRVQEISRDLTRNDSQIYRANIQSFVSLIKQKVSCK